One segment of Panthera leo isolate Ple1 chromosome A3, P.leo_Ple1_pat1.1, whole genome shotgun sequence DNA contains the following:
- the WFDC5 gene encoding WAP four-disulfide core domain protein 5, with protein sequence MKCCYKACFRQCVRKISVKPGSCPEDRLRCVSPVQHLCHQDSDCKGWARCCLGACGRDCRSPARG encoded by the exons ATGAAATGCTGCTACAAAGCTTGCTTCCGCCAGTGTGTCCGTAAGATCTCAG TCAAGCCCGGCAGCTGCCCGGAGGACCGCCTGCGCTGCGTCAGCCCCGTACAGCATCTGTGCCACCAGGACTCAGACTGCAAGGGCTGGGCTCGCTGCTGCCTGGGCGCCTGTGGCCGTGACTGTCGCAGCCCTGCACGAG gcTAA
- the KCNS1 gene encoding potassium voltage-gated channel subfamily S member 1 — protein MVSESPGPGARVPWRRSDEALRVNVGGVRRRLSARALARFPGTRLGRLQAAASEEQARRLCDDYDAAAREFYFDRHPGFFLGLLHFYRTGRLHVLDELCVFAFGQEADYWGLGESALASCCRARYLERRVARPRDWDEDSDTPSSVDPCPDEISDVQRELARYGAARCGRLRRRLWLTMENPGYSLPSKLFSCVSIGVVLASIAAMCIHSLPEYQAREAAAAVAAVAAGRGTEGMRDDPVLRHLEYFCIAWFSFEVSSRLLLAPSTRNFFCHPLNLIDIVSVLPFYLTLLAGVALGDRGGAGGEDLGDLGKVVQVFRLMRIFRVLKLARHSTGLRSLGATLKHSYREVGILLLYLAVGVSVFSGVAYTAEKEEDVGFDTIPACWWWGTVSMTTVGYGDVVPVTVAGKLAASGCILGGILVVALPITIIFNKFSHFYRRQKALEAAVRNSDPRGFEDLLSSVDGVSEASLETSRETSQEGRSADLEAQAPSAPADSQVY, from the exons ATGGTGAGCGAGTCCCCGGGGCCCGGCGCCCGCGTGCCCTGGCGGCGAAGCGACGAGGCGCTGCGCGTGAACGTGGGCGGTGTGAGGCGGCGGCTGAGCGCACGCGCGCTGGCCCGCTTCCCGGGCACGCGGCTGGGCCGCCTGCAGGCCGCGGCGTCCGAGGAGCAGGCGCGGCGCCTGTGCGACGACTACGACGCGGCGGCGCGCGAGTTCTACTTCGACCGGCACCCGGGCTTCTTCCTGGGCCTGCTGCACTTCTACCGCACCGGCCGCCTGCACGTGCTCGACGAGCTGTGCGTCTTCGCCTTCGGCCAGGAGGCCGACTACTGGGGCCTGGGCGAGAGCGCGCTGGCCTCCTGCTGCCGCGCGCGCTACCTGGAGCGGCGCGTGGCGCGGCCGCGCGACTGGGACGAGGACAGCGACACGCCGAGCAGCGTGGACCCGTGCCCCGACGAGATCTCCGACGTGCAGCGCGAGCTGGCGCGCTACGGGGCCGCGCGCTGCGGCCGCCTGCGCCGCCGCCTCTGGCTCACCATGGAGAACCCCGGCTACTCTCTGCCCAGCAAGCTCTTCAGCTGCGTCTCCATCGGCGTGGTGCTGGCCTCCATCGCCGCCATGTGCATCCACAGCCTGCCCGAGTACCAGGCCCGCGAGGCGGCGGCCGCCGTGGCCGCGGTGGCCGCGGGTCGCGGCACGGAAGGCATGCGCGACGACCCGGTGCTGCGGCACCTCGAGTACTTCTGCATCGCCTGGTTCAGCTTCGAGGTGTCGTCGCGCCTCCTGCTGGCGCCCAGCACGCGCAACTTCTTCTGCCACCCCCTCAACCTCATCGACATCGTGTCGGTGCTGCCCTTCTACCTCACGCTGCTGGCCGGCGTGGCGCTCGGCGACcggggcggcgcgggcggcgagGACCTCGGTGACCTGGGCAAGGTGGTGCAGGTGTTCCGCCTCATGCGCATCTTCCGCGTGCTCAAGCTGGCGCGCCACTCCACCGGGCTGCGCTCTCTGGGCGCCACGCTCAAG CACAGCTACCGCGAGGTGGGCATTTTACTGCTGTATCTGGCCGTGGGCGTGTCCGTGTTCTCCGGTGTGGCCTACACAGCCGAGAAGGAGGAGGACGTGGGCTTTGACACCATTCCCGCCTGCTGGTGGTGGGGCACGGTGAGCATGACCACTGTGGGCTACGGGGATGTGGTGCCCGTGACGGTGGCTGGCAAGCTGGCAGCCTCAGGCTGCATCCTCGGGGGCATCCTGGTGGTGGCGCtccccatcaccatcatcttcaaTAAGTTCTCTCACTTCTACCGGCGCCAGAAGGCTCTGGAGGCTGCTGTGCGCAACAGCGACCCCCGGGGGTTTGAGGATTTGCTGAGCAGTGTGGATGGGGTGTCGGAGGCGTCTCTGGAGACCTCCCGTGAGACCTCCCAGGAGGGAAGGTCTGCAGACCTGGAGGCCCAGGCCCCGAGTGCACCTGCAGACTCTCAGGTTTATTAA